TGTAAGTAACACCAACAGTAAGGCCGAAAACTTTATAGAAGCTACACCGGAGGCCGGAATTTACAATTGGCAGGAAGACTGGCATAAACTCGGCGACTTTGAGATTAAAAAACCATCCGGATTAAAATATGACGCCAAAAGTCAGGCAGACGAGGATGCCTGGAAGGAAGGATTTACTTTCGATCTGAATGAGATTGGTGAAAAAGTACGCTATATCCGCATTTTAGTAAAATTCCCGAACTGGCAAAATACAAACTGTGTGAACATTGGAGAAATTTCTCTGTATGGAGACGATTTGTAAGTAGAATAAAATCAATCAAAGTTTGATAAAAAGATAAGAACTTCCTGGAGTGCATTTTTGCATACAGGAAGTTTTATTTTTCGCAGTAAATACTGCGCTTTAGCCTTTATCAGAATTACAATTTAACCCGTTCAGAAAACATAAATCAACGAAATAATGAGAAAAGAGAGATTAAAGAAATTTGTATTGTTACTGTTTTTACTACCTGCCTTTTGCATGTGTTCTCAGCCCGAAAAAACGACAGACAGCCTTGCTAAACACGTCGATCCAATTATCGGATCAGGAGGACATGGACATGTTTTTGTGGGAGCAAGTGTCCCTTTTGGGGCAGTACAACTTGGCCCAAGCAATATTTTTAAAGGTTGGGACTGGTGTTCAGGCTACCATTATTCCGATAGTATTATAATTGGCTTTTCGCACACTCACTTAAGCGGTACAGGAGGTTCTGATTTAGGTGATATTCTATTGATGCCCGTAAATGGAAAAGTTAGCGTAAAAAGAGGACGTCAAAACGATATAAGCAATGCTTATGCTTCCTATTTTAGTCACGATAACGAGGAAGTAAAAGCTGGCTATTATTCTGTAATTCTCGATAAATACAAGATCAAAGCAGAACTGACTGCTACCGAAAGAGTTGGTGTTCATAAATATACCTTTCCAACCGAAAATGATAACCATGTTGTAATTGATTTGAAAGAAGGAAACGGCGATAAATCAACCGATACCTACCTGAAAAGAGTAGATGCACATACTATTGAAGGTTATCGTTTTTCAAAAGGCTGGGCAAAAGACCAGCGCATTTGGTTTACACTAAAAAGTAATCAGGAAATTGAGAAATTTGAGGTGTTCAACAATACTACTCCGGCCGGAGAAAATGTCATAAAAGCCAAAGGAGCAAAAGGCGTAATCTCATTTGCCGGCAACCCCAAAGAAGTGATTTTTAAAGTAGGTATTTCGCCGGTAAGCTCAGAAAATGCACTGGCTAATATAAATGCTGAAGCATCCGGATGGGATTTCAACCAAATAGCTGAACAGGCAGAGGAAAAATGGAATCATGAACTTTCAAAGATCGAGATTGAAACAACTGATCCTGTATTAAAAGAGATTTTTTATACTGCCATGTTTCATTCGTTTATTGCCCCTGTTCTGTTTAACGATGCCGATGGAAGTTACCGTGGCACAGATAAAAAGGTTTACACCGATCCCGGCTTTCAGAACTATTCGGTGTTTTCGTTGTGGGATACTTATCGCACACAGCATGAGTTGTTGACCATTGTTCAGCCTGAGAGGGTAAATGATTTTATAAATTCTATGCTGGCCATTTACCAGCAGCAAGGCAAGTTACCGCAATGGCACCTTATGGGTAACGAAACCAACGCGATGTTGGGATACAGTGCTGCTCCGGTAGTTGTTGATGCCTGGCAAAAAGGCTTTGATGGTTTTGATGAAGAACTGGCTTTTGAAGCTCTGAAAGCATCAGGAACTTTTCAATCGCAGCGCGGTATTGCTCCTCTAATGGAATATGGATTTATACCAAGAGAAAAGGCTCGCGAAGCAACTTCTGTAGCACTGGAAAATGCCATTGATGACCGAAGTGTAGCTCAAATGGCAAAAGGGCTTGGTAAAGAAGAAGACTTCGAATATTTCTTTGAAAGGTCAGAATCTTATAAAAGTTACTTCAATAAAAATACCGGTTTTGTTCATCCCCGCTCTGCTAACGGTTCATGGGCAACACCTTACGATCCGATGGAGTCGATTCATATGGTGGGCGATTTTTCAGAAGGAAATGGCTGGCAATATACTTTCCTGGTTCCGCAAGATCCGGAGGGATTGATCGAACTGTTTGGTGGCGATGAGAATTTTACCACAAAGCTCGATTCTTTATTCACCATCACAGGCGACATGGGCGAACATGCTTCTATGGATATTACCGGTCTGGTTGGAATGTACGCACAGGGAAATGAACCTTGCCACCACATGGCTTACCTTTATGCTTTTGCTGGCCAGCAATGGAAAACAGCTGAGAAAATTCGTTTTATTGTTAATGAGTTTTACACGAACAAACCAGATGGGCTAATTGGTAACGAAGATTGCGGTCAAATGTCGGCCTGGTACATTATGTCGTCGCTTGGCTTTTATCCGGTAAACCCTTCAAACGGAGTGTATGTTTTTGGTAGTCCATTGTTTGATAAAACCACCATAAATCTTCCCGAAGGGAAAACTTTTACAATTCAGGCAGAGAACAACAGCAACGAAAATATCTATATCCAGTCGGTGGAGTTGAATGGTCAGCCTTATTCAAAAAGTTATATAACACATCAGGATATTATGGCTGGAGGAGCTCTGAAATTTGTTATGGGTAATACCCCAAATCATAATTTTGGTTCTTCAAGTGAAGATCGGCCTAAGGCAACGTTGTAAAGTCGTTTATTAATTTGTTAAATAATAGATATGTATAATAGAATTCAGAGAAACACACTGTTATTGTTAATGTGTTTGCTATTTTTTTCAACTATTACCAGAGCACAGAAAAGTGGTATTTATAAGAAAGGATGGATTGACTTTAACAAGAATGGGAAGAAAGATATCTATGAAGATACCAATCAACCTATTGATGCTCGGGTAGCTGATCTGTTGTCGCAGATGACAGTAGATGAAAAAACTTGTCAATGCGCCACGCTTTATGGCTACAAAAGATATTTAAAAGATGAAATGCCAACGCCCGGATGGAAAAATGAGATATGGAAAGATGGTATTGCTAATATCGACGAAGAACTGAATGGGTTAAGGCGTACACAATATTCCTATCCATTTAGTAAACATGCTGAAGCAATTAATACGATCCAAAAATGGTTTATTGAAGAAACCCGCCTGGGTATCCCTGTTGATTTTACCAACGAAGGGATTCACGGATTAACCCATGACAGGGCAACTCCGCTTCCAGCACCAATTTCAATCGGAAGTACCTGGGATAAGGATTTAGTGAACCAGGCTGGCGAAATTGTAGGCCGCGAAGCCAAAGTGTTAGGTTATACCAATGTTTATGCTCCAATACTAGATGTTGCCCGCGATCAACGTTGGGGGCGGGTGTTGGAATGTTACGGCGAAGATCCATATTTAGTTGCCGAGTTGGGCAAACAAATGGTGAATGGAATTCAATCGCAGGGAGTGGTTTCTACGTTAAAACATTTTGCAGTTTATAGTGTGCCCAAAGGCGGGCGCGATGGAAATGCACGAACAGATCCGCATGTTGCACCGCGCGAAATGCATCAGTTGTTTTTGTATCCTTTTAAAGAGGTTATAAAAGACTGTCGCCCACTTGGCGTAATGAGCAGTTATAATGATTGGGACGGAGTACCTGTTTCAGCCAGTCATTATTTTCTTACAGAGCTGCTTCGTGGAGAATTTGGCTTCCGCGGATACGTGGTTTCTGACAGTTATGCAGTAGAGCAGGTTTATGACAAACACCATGTAGCTGTTGATAATAAAGACGCAGTAAGGCAAGTTGCTGAAGCAGGATTAAATGTAAGAACAGATTTTTCTGCTCCGGAAAAGTATATCCAGCCTTTACGCGAATTGGTAAAAGAAGGTAAACTGTCGATGGAAACACTCGACCGTAACGTTACCGATGTTTTGCGTGTTAAATTCGAGATGGGATTATTTGATAGTCCTTATGTGGAAAATCCGAAAATGGCCGATAAAGTAGTTGCGGTAAATACCGATGATTTTGTTTTAAAAATGGCGCATGAATCGCTTGTTCTGCTGAAGAATGACGAAAAGCTTTTGCCACTTGATATTACAAAACTTAACAATATTTTAGTTGCCGGACCTCTTGCTATCGACGAATCGGCTTATGTTAGTCGCTACGGCCCACAAAATCTGGATATCACCAATGTTTTGGAAGGGATAGAAAATTATGTTGGAAACCAGGCTAATGTCGATTTTGAAAAAGGCTGCGAAGTTGTTAACGCCAATTGGCCTGAAAGTGAGATTATTCCAACTCCCTTGACTGATGATGAGAAGCAAAGTATTCAGAAAGCAATAGAAAAAGCTGAAAAATCAGATGTTATTATTGCCGTTTTGGGTGAAGATGAAAAGCGTTGCGGTGAAAGTAAATCCAGAACAGGACTTGATTTGCCCGGAAGACAGCGCGATTTGTTAATGGCATTAAAAGAAACCGGCAAACCGATTGTTTTAATATTGATTAACGGACAGCCGCTCACCATAAATTGGGCCGATCGATACATCCCATCAATTTTGGAAGCATGGTTTCCAAATGCCAAAGGAGGGCAGGCAATTGCCGAAACTATATTCGGAGATTATAATCCGGGAGGTAAACTCCCCATTACTTTTCCCAAAAGTTTAGGGCAAATTCAGCTTAATTTTCCCTATAAACCGGGGTCTCAGAGTGGGCAGTCAACTTCCGGTCCTAATGGCTACGGAAATACACAGGTTGTTGGTGCTTTATACCCTTTCGGTTACGGTTTAAGCTACACCGATTTCGAATACAGTAACTTAAGTGTTTCTCCAAAGGAACAGTATGCACAGGGCAATATTGAACTCTCGGTTGACATTAAAAATGTTGGCGATAGAGAAGGTGATGAAGTTGTGCAACTTTACGTAAAAGATAAAGTAAGTAGCGTAATTAGTTATGTCATGCAATTGCGTGGTTTTGATCGTATTTCGTTGGAGCCGGGAGAAACAAAAACGGTTTATTTTAGCATAAAACCGGATGACCTCCAAATATTGGATAAAAATATGAACTGGACTGTTGAGCCGGGTGAATTTGAAGTGTTACTCGGAAGTAGTTCAAAGGATATTCGATTAAAAGAAAAGTTCGTGATTAAAGAAATAATACAGCACTGATTGGAGTATTAATTTTTACAATCATTAGATTTAGCACAAAAATAGAACTCGCATCAATTAAAAAATAAGTGAAAAGATGCGAGTTCTGTACGTACTCAAAAAATGAAAATTGTAAAAAGATGAAAACATTATCATGTATTTTAAGCTTAACGTTGTTTCTTGGAACATCAGTTTGGGCACAGGATTGGCCTAATATGGGCCGTTTTAAAGAAGCAAATCAGAAATTAATCGACCAGGCAAATGATCCTGAACGAGTTGTTTTTATGGGAAACTCCATTACCGAAAACTGGGGCAAGGCTGATCCTGATTATTTTACCGGACACTTTGTTAATCGTGGTATTAGCGGTCAGGTAACTCCTCAAATGCTAATCCGTTTTCGTTCCGATGTTGTTGACCTTAAACCTGCAGCAGTTATTATTTTGGCCGGAACAAATGATATTGCCGGAAACAAGGGCCCATCATCACTTAAAATGATTTTGGATAATCTTAAATCGATGACCGAGATTGCGAAAAGTAACAACATTAGAGTTATGCTCTGTTCTTTGCTACCCGCGTATGATTATCCGTGGAGACCGGGCAAAGAGCCAAACACAAAAATTCCGAAATTAAATAAAATGATAAAGGAATATGCCAAAGAGGTAAATGTGACTTACATTGATTGTTTTACTCCAATGGCGAATGATAAAAATGGTATGAAGGAAGAGCTTACAAAAGACGGAGTACACCCCACTTCTGCTGGGTATGATATAATGCGACCGATTATAAATCGTGCAATTAAAGAAACATTATAAAAATAAAGAAAACAGATGAAACGATTAATTATATTTTTATTTTGTGTTTGGAGGCTAGTTCCGGCTCAGGCTGCTATTGTCGATACCATTGAGGTTCATAGTTTGTCCATGCAAAAAAATATTAAGGCAGTAATTGTCACTCCCGATGATTATGCTTCGGCCAAAGAATTGCCGGTGGTGTATTTGCTTCACGGATATGGTGGCAATCATCTCGACTGGATCAGCAAAGTAAAAGGGGTTGAGAAAGCTGCCGATCAGTTTAACTTGATCATTGTTTGTCCTGATGGTGGAGCTAGCAGTTGGTATTGGGACAGCCCTGTTGATCCAACCTCGAAGTACGAAACATTTGTATCCAGCGAATTAGTCAAAGAGATTGATAACAAATTTAAAACCGTTAAAGACCGTAAAGGTCGGGCCATTACCGGGCTCAGCATGGGAGGACATGGCGCTTTGTTCCTCGCATTTAATCATCAGGACGTTTTTGGCGCTTGTGGAAGTATGAGTGGAGGGGTAGATATTCGTCCATTCCCCAACAACTGGGACATCGCAAAACGATTGGGAACTTATGCCGAACATCCTGAGCGCTGGGAGAAAAATACAGTAATAAATCGGCTTAATGTACTTAGCCCAAGCTCACTGGCAATTATTATTGATTGCGGAACCGGTGATTTTTTTTATAATGTGAATGAAAAACTTCACCAGCAATTGCTGTACCGCAATATTCCTCACGATTACATTACCCGTCCGGGAGGTCATTCTTGGTCATACTGGGCTAATGCTGTAAAATTTCAAATACTATTTATGAGCAATTATTTTAACAGCGGGAAAGTGCTTTGAAATCAATTTAAAGCTTATAGAAAAGACATGTACACCTAGAAAATAGAAACAAATGAAAAAGGTATTTGCATTTTTAATTATTGTATTATTAGCAGGAAATGTTTCGGTGGCACAAAAGAGACCAGCCCCACAACCGGCGCCCGAAACTAAAGAATTGTTCGACGTAGCAATGGCTGGTTATACATTTGTACATTTTGATATCGACAAAACGATAGCAACCATGAAGCGTACAGATGTACATAACCTTTGTATAAAAGATTTTCATTTGCCTCTGAACAGTGCACAAGATGAAATAGATGCTTTTGTGAAAAAGCTGAAGGACAATGGAATAAAAGGCTATGCAGTTGGCCCCATTTATATGAAATCCGAAAAAGAAATTGATCGTGCTTTTGAATATGCAGAGAAAGTAGGAGTTAAGCTCATTGTTGCTGTGCCCGAATATGACTTGTTGCCTTATGTAGATAAAAAAGTAAAAGAGTACGGTTACAATATTGCGATTCATTTACACGGACCGGATATCGATAAATATCCTGATGCAAAAGATGTATGGGAGCATGTAAAAGATTTAGACCCACGAATTGGAATGTGCCTGGATATTGGACATGATACGCGTAACGGAAATGATGTTGTCAAAGACATTAAAAAGTACCATTCCCGTATTTTCGATGTTCATTTAAAAGATGTAACAGGCGACTCTGGAACAGGCTATTCGGTTGAAGTTGGTCGTGGGATTATTGATATTCCTGAAGTTGTAAAGATGCTTCGTAACGTTAAGTATAACGGAATGATAAGTTTAGAGCACGAACGTAACATGCGTGATCCTTTTATGGGAATCGCTGAGTCTATTGGATATATTCGCGGTGTAATTAAGGCTACTCAAAAGTAGTAAACACATTTAATAAAATAAAGTTTGAACCCAATGATACCTATTATTAAAAAAGTAGTGCTTTCAAGCATTACAATCCTTTTATTTTTGTTTGCTGAAAGTGCAGGTAAGAACAGTAAAGATGAAGAAAAACCGGTGGATTTTGTAAATCCATATATGGGAAATATTAGCCACATGTTGGTGCCAACATTTCCTACCATTCACTTGCCCAACAGTATGTTGCGGGTTTACCCCGAGCGTGGCGATTTTACTAGTGTTGAATTACATGCCTTACCTTTGGTGGTAACCAGCCATCGCGGAAGTTCGGCCTTTCGTTTAAGTCCGTTTCAGGGAGCCGAAAATCAGTTGCGTCCGGTTATAAATTACAGTTACGATCAGGAAAAGCTGACACCTTATTCGTACGCTGTTTACTTGGATGAACAGCAAATTCAGGTGGATTATGGTTTGTCGCATCAATCGGCAGCTTACCAAATTGAATTCGAAAAAGATGCACCATCGTATTTAATTTTAAACTCGGGAAATGGTGCCTTAAACTGGGACGGTAAGGCCTTGAGTGGTTATCAGTGGATTGCCAATCATACAAAGGTGTATATCTATTTGGTGCCCGGTGAGCAACCTGTCGGCGTTTCAAAGTT
The DNA window shown above is from uncultured Sunxiuqinia sp. and carries:
- a CDS encoding GH92 family glycosyl hydrolase gives rise to the protein MRKERLKKFVLLLFLLPAFCMCSQPEKTTDSLAKHVDPIIGSGGHGHVFVGASVPFGAVQLGPSNIFKGWDWCSGYHYSDSIIIGFSHTHLSGTGGSDLGDILLMPVNGKVSVKRGRQNDISNAYASYFSHDNEEVKAGYYSVILDKYKIKAELTATERVGVHKYTFPTENDNHVVIDLKEGNGDKSTDTYLKRVDAHTIEGYRFSKGWAKDQRIWFTLKSNQEIEKFEVFNNTTPAGENVIKAKGAKGVISFAGNPKEVIFKVGISPVSSENALANINAEASGWDFNQIAEQAEEKWNHELSKIEIETTDPVLKEIFYTAMFHSFIAPVLFNDADGSYRGTDKKVYTDPGFQNYSVFSLWDTYRTQHELLTIVQPERVNDFINSMLAIYQQQGKLPQWHLMGNETNAMLGYSAAPVVVDAWQKGFDGFDEELAFEALKASGTFQSQRGIAPLMEYGFIPREKAREATSVALENAIDDRSVAQMAKGLGKEEDFEYFFERSESYKSYFNKNTGFVHPRSANGSWATPYDPMESIHMVGDFSEGNGWQYTFLVPQDPEGLIELFGGDENFTTKLDSLFTITGDMGEHASMDITGLVGMYAQGNEPCHHMAYLYAFAGQQWKTAEKIRFIVNEFYTNKPDGLIGNEDCGQMSAWYIMSSLGFYPVNPSNGVYVFGSPLFDKTTINLPEGKTFTIQAENNSNENIYIQSVELNGQPYSKSYITHQDIMAGGALKFVMGNTPNHNFGSSSEDRPKATL
- a CDS encoding glycoside hydrolase family 3 N-terminal domain-containing protein, whose translation is MYNRIQRNTLLLLMCLLFFSTITRAQKSGIYKKGWIDFNKNGKKDIYEDTNQPIDARVADLLSQMTVDEKTCQCATLYGYKRYLKDEMPTPGWKNEIWKDGIANIDEELNGLRRTQYSYPFSKHAEAINTIQKWFIEETRLGIPVDFTNEGIHGLTHDRATPLPAPISIGSTWDKDLVNQAGEIVGREAKVLGYTNVYAPILDVARDQRWGRVLECYGEDPYLVAELGKQMVNGIQSQGVVSTLKHFAVYSVPKGGRDGNARTDPHVAPREMHQLFLYPFKEVIKDCRPLGVMSSYNDWDGVPVSASHYFLTELLRGEFGFRGYVVSDSYAVEQVYDKHHVAVDNKDAVRQVAEAGLNVRTDFSAPEKYIQPLRELVKEGKLSMETLDRNVTDVLRVKFEMGLFDSPYVENPKMADKVVAVNTDDFVLKMAHESLVLLKNDEKLLPLDITKLNNILVAGPLAIDESAYVSRYGPQNLDITNVLEGIENYVGNQANVDFEKGCEVVNANWPESEIIPTPLTDDEKQSIQKAIEKAEKSDVIIAVLGEDEKRCGESKSRTGLDLPGRQRDLLMALKETGKPIVLILINGQPLTINWADRYIPSILEAWFPNAKGGQAIAETIFGDYNPGGKLPITFPKSLGQIQLNFPYKPGSQSGQSTSGPNGYGNTQVVGALYPFGYGLSYTDFEYSNLSVSPKEQYAQGNIELSVDIKNVGDREGDEVVQLYVKDKVSSVISYVMQLRGFDRISLEPGETKTVYFSIKPDDLQILDKNMNWTVEPGEFEVLLGSSSKDIRLKEKFVIKEIIQH
- a CDS encoding SGNH/GDSL hydrolase family protein, giving the protein MKTLSCILSLTLFLGTSVWAQDWPNMGRFKEANQKLIDQANDPERVVFMGNSITENWGKADPDYFTGHFVNRGISGQVTPQMLIRFRSDVVDLKPAAVIILAGTNDIAGNKGPSSLKMILDNLKSMTEIAKSNNIRVMLCSLLPAYDYPWRPGKEPNTKIPKLNKMIKEYAKEVNVTYIDCFTPMANDKNGMKEELTKDGVHPTSAGYDIMRPIINRAIKETL
- a CDS encoding alpha/beta hydrolase family protein, with protein sequence MKRLIIFLFCVWRLVPAQAAIVDTIEVHSLSMQKNIKAVIVTPDDYASAKELPVVYLLHGYGGNHLDWISKVKGVEKAADQFNLIIVCPDGGASSWYWDSPVDPTSKYETFVSSELVKEIDNKFKTVKDRKGRAITGLSMGGHGALFLAFNHQDVFGACGSMSGGVDIRPFPNNWDIAKRLGTYAEHPERWEKNTVINRLNVLSPSSLAIIIDCGTGDFFYNVNEKLHQQLLYRNIPHDYITRPGGHSWSYWANAVKFQILFMSNYFNSGKVL
- a CDS encoding sugar phosphate isomerase/epimerase, with protein sequence MKKVFAFLIIVLLAGNVSVAQKRPAPQPAPETKELFDVAMAGYTFVHFDIDKTIATMKRTDVHNLCIKDFHLPLNSAQDEIDAFVKKLKDNGIKGYAVGPIYMKSEKEIDRAFEYAEKVGVKLIVAVPEYDLLPYVDKKVKEYGYNIAIHLHGPDIDKYPDAKDVWEHVKDLDPRIGMCLDIGHDTRNGNDVVKDIKKYHSRIFDVHLKDVTGDSGTGYSVEVGRGIIDIPEVVKMLRNVKYNGMISLEHERNMRDPFMGIAESIGYIRGVIKATQK